A single genomic interval of Spirosoma linguale DSM 74 harbors:
- a CDS encoding protein of unknown function DUF1549 (PFAM: protein of unknown function DUF1549; Planctomycete cytochrome C~KEGG: pat:Patl_0815 hypothetical protein) — protein sequence MLVWSDIRFKYVFLSATAGLFGTSIWLTSCQSSVEKPAEIVAVEATLPEKVDYNLHVKPILSDRCFACHGPDKAKQQAGLRLDTPDGAYEALAKSGHKAIVPGNLAKSELVSRILSTDPEEMMPTPKSNLTLTTEEKAMLIRWVEQGAEYKEHWSLIAPTLPEIPKVKDEKWVVNDIDGFILAKQEAKKVSHAPEADKTTLLRRVSLDLTGLPPTPAEVDAFLADKSPNAYEKVVNRLLNSPHYGERQAVEWLDVARYADTHGYQDDGLRTMWPYRDWVIRAYNHNLSFDRFITWQLAGDLLPNLNGSKDKREKLIATAFNRNHQQSQEGGIVDEEYRTEYVADRTNTFGKAMLGLTVECARCHDHKYDPISQKDYYSLYAFFDSNNDRGQIPYNGEAAPTITLTKPETEAKLRFIREKLTPIQQQLNLNRPDYQQRFGQWLAKTRVVSSIDSGLLAHYTFDEADRTDIGAYVKAKNEERKREEEKKKREEDAKRKKEGIAKAGKPEAKQPEKKEPPKRKTKEELWKDPRNAFANSVNDTIPARLGGDPDKVPYVVPGRFGKARYLAGDSFIELPGNFAVFEQNEPFTVSSWFNLAKPNMALTLMGRTTGPMDGQRGYQLDLLSDGRLKLAFSHVWPANAIDVETIEKVPVHQWFQVAFAYDGTGRANGISLYLNGRPLRTKIIADNLIHSMVYGKNRSHWAQHPFYVGRMHDNFYKDFAVDELRIYNRCLTPLEMPKLAGQPDALMAALQTPAANRTPAQRTGLYTYYVRTQDPVYKTTYANAMKLRGEQITLYTDSDQLMVMQERSVPRETHLLKRGAYDAPGEVVKPAVLHSLNPLEDDMPTNRLGLAKWLLAPENPLFSRVMVNRMWQQYFGQGLAKNSDDFGNQGALPSHPELLDYLAMKFRDMGEWGGQWNTKAMHKMIVMSATYRQSSSVPENVREADPDNTYLTRGPSYRMSAEQVRDNALAASGLLARQIGGPSVLPYQPSGIWEALATRNAVKYEQDHGDSLYRRSMYTIWKRSSPPPMMLNFDAAERHTCIVKRQKTSTPLQALVTLNDPQFVEAARVLAQKVVPTSVVPTVPVGRAGSIRPTGTVGTTDVGINAIFKAVISRPARPEEMALVNQLYAEELADFKQNPKRAAELLSVGEYPVDKKRNPAELAAWTVVTSTIMNFDEAIVKR from the coding sequence ATGCTCGTCTGGTCAGACATACGATTCAAATACGTTTTCCTCAGCGCAACGGCTGGCTTGTTTGGGACGTCTATCTGGCTAACGTCCTGCCAGAGTTCAGTCGAAAAGCCGGCCGAGATTGTGGCCGTCGAGGCAACGCTCCCCGAAAAAGTTGATTATAATCTGCACGTAAAGCCGATCCTGTCTGACCGTTGTTTTGCGTGTCATGGCCCCGACAAAGCCAAGCAACAGGCGGGTTTACGCCTGGATACGCCCGATGGTGCTTACGAAGCCCTGGCGAAAAGTGGCCACAAGGCTATTGTGCCGGGTAATCTGGCCAAGAGTGAACTGGTCAGCCGTATCCTCAGCACCGATCCGGAGGAGATGATGCCCACGCCCAAGTCGAACCTGACCCTGACAACGGAAGAAAAGGCGATGCTGATTCGCTGGGTTGAGCAGGGGGCCGAATACAAAGAACACTGGTCGCTTATTGCGCCGACCCTGCCGGAGATTCCGAAAGTAAAAGACGAAAAATGGGTTGTCAATGATATTGACGGGTTCATCCTGGCCAAACAAGAAGCAAAAAAAGTAAGCCACGCACCCGAAGCCGATAAAACCACCTTGCTCCGCCGGGTAAGCCTCGACCTGACGGGCTTACCACCAACACCCGCCGAAGTCGACGCTTTCCTGGCTGATAAATCCCCCAATGCCTACGAAAAAGTAGTGAATCGGCTGCTCAACAGTCCGCATTATGGCGAACGGCAGGCCGTCGAATGGCTCGATGTGGCGCGGTATGCCGATACGCACGGGTATCAGGATGATGGACTTCGAACCATGTGGCCGTATCGGGATTGGGTTATTCGGGCCTATAATCACAACCTTTCGTTCGACCGCTTTATAACCTGGCAACTAGCGGGTGATTTGCTGCCCAATCTGAACGGCTCGAAAGACAAGCGCGAGAAACTCATTGCCACCGCCTTCAACCGCAATCACCAGCAAAGCCAGGAAGGTGGAATCGTCGACGAAGAATACCGGACTGAATACGTTGCCGACCGGACCAATACCTTTGGGAAAGCGATGCTGGGGCTAACGGTCGAGTGCGCCCGTTGCCACGACCACAAATACGACCCCATCAGTCAGAAAGATTATTATTCGCTCTACGCCTTTTTCGATAGCAACAACGACCGGGGCCAGATTCCCTACAACGGCGAAGCTGCCCCGACGATTACCCTTACCAAGCCCGAAACGGAAGCGAAACTGCGCTTTATCCGCGAAAAATTAACGCCCATTCAACAGCAGCTCAATCTTAACCGGCCCGACTATCAGCAGCGTTTTGGGCAATGGCTGGCGAAAACCCGTGTGGTGTCGTCTATCGATTCCGGGTTGTTGGCGCATTATACGTTCGATGAAGCCGACCGGACGGATATCGGCGCTTACGTAAAAGCGAAAAACGAGGAACGGAAACGCGAAGAGGAAAAGAAGAAACGCGAGGAAGACGCAAAACGAAAGAAAGAGGGCATAGCCAAAGCCGGTAAGCCAGAGGCTAAACAACCTGAGAAAAAAGAACCGCCCAAGCGTAAAACAAAAGAAGAACTTTGGAAAGACCCACGAAATGCCTTTGCTAACTCGGTGAACGATACCATTCCGGCCCGCCTGGGGGGCGACCCTGATAAAGTGCCTTACGTTGTTCCCGGCCGCTTTGGAAAAGCCCGGTATCTGGCAGGCGACAGTTTCATTGAACTACCCGGAAACTTCGCGGTCTTCGAGCAAAATGAGCCGTTTACCGTAAGCAGTTGGTTCAATCTGGCCAAGCCAAATATGGCCCTGACACTGATGGGACGAACCACCGGCCCAATGGATGGTCAGCGTGGTTACCAACTTGATTTGTTGAGCGACGGTCGGCTCAAGCTGGCGTTTAGTCACGTATGGCCTGCTAATGCCATTGACGTTGAGACGATTGAAAAAGTCCCGGTCCATCAATGGTTCCAGGTCGCTTTTGCCTACGATGGTACCGGCCGGGCCAACGGGATTTCCCTGTACCTGAATGGGCGGCCACTTCGCACGAAGATCATCGCCGATAACCTGATACACAGCATGGTGTATGGCAAAAACAGAAGCCATTGGGCGCAGCACCCCTTTTATGTGGGCCGAATGCACGATAACTTTTACAAAGACTTTGCCGTCGATGAACTGCGTATCTATAACCGTTGCCTGACACCGCTGGAAATGCCAAAACTGGCGGGACAGCCGGATGCACTCATGGCCGCGCTGCAAACGCCCGCTGCCAATCGGACACCGGCTCAACGGACAGGCTTGTATACGTATTACGTCAGAACGCAGGACCCCGTTTATAAAACGACCTATGCTAATGCTATGAAGTTGCGGGGCGAACAAATCACCCTGTATACCGACTCCGATCAGCTTATGGTCATGCAGGAGCGGTCGGTGCCACGCGAGACACATCTGCTCAAAAGAGGGGCCTATGATGCCCCCGGTGAGGTCGTGAAACCGGCCGTGTTGCATAGCCTCAATCCGTTGGAGGACGACATGCCGACGAATCGGCTTGGCCTGGCAAAATGGTTACTGGCACCCGAAAACCCGCTGTTTAGTCGGGTGATGGTGAACCGTATGTGGCAGCAGTATTTCGGGCAGGGGCTTGCTAAAAACAGCGACGATTTCGGGAACCAGGGCGCGTTACCCAGTCACCCCGAATTGCTGGACTACCTGGCGATGAAATTCCGCGACATGGGCGAATGGGGCGGGCAGTGGAATACAAAAGCCATGCACAAGATGATTGTTATGTCGGCAACGTACCGGCAATCGTCGAGCGTACCCGAAAATGTTCGGGAGGCTGACCCGGATAACACCTACCTGACGCGTGGGCCAAGTTACCGCATGTCGGCCGAGCAGGTTCGGGATAATGCGTTGGCGGCTAGCGGACTACTTGCCCGGCAGATCGGTGGCCCGAGCGTATTGCCCTATCAGCCGTCGGGTATCTGGGAAGCGTTGGCTACCCGGAACGCTGTGAAGTACGAACAGGATCATGGCGATAGTCTATACCGCCGGTCGATGTACACCATCTGGAAACGGTCATCACCACCGCCCATGATGTTGAATTTCGATGCGGCCGAGCGACATACCTGCATTGTGAAACGCCAGAAAACCAGTACACCTTTACAAGCACTCGTAACGCTGAACGATCCGCAGTTTGTGGAAGCTGCACGAGTGCTTGCACAAAAAGTAGTGCCGACGTCTGTAGTGCCGACCGTCCCGGTCGGGCGAGCTGGTTCTATACGCCCGACCGGGACGGTCGGCACTACAGACGTTGGCATCAACGCTATTTTTAAAGCGGTTATCAGCCGCCCGGCCCGACCAGAGGAGATGGCGCTGGTGAACCAGTTGTACGCCGAAGAACTGGCTGATTTTAAACAAAATCCGAAGCGGGCCGCAGAGTTGTTATCAGTGGGGGAGTATCCTGTTGATAAAAAGCGAAATCCAGCCGAATTAGCTGCCTGGACCGTGGTTACGAGTACGATTATGAATTTCGACGAAGCGATTGTAAAACGATAA
- a CDS encoding MscS Mechanosensitive ion channel (PFAM: MscS Mechanosensitive ion channel~KEGG: cak:Caul_3703 MscS mechanosensitive ion channel): protein MLQQLEIWIRATVRWFGYIPNRDLSGWVLLIMAVLVGLAVDLVMTQIVRFVVRRRPFHTLALLKIYVRWAFWVFVPSLFFLLATNIQSARFLRRHPVADKTAEVLFLVTTTWLVVQLLKVAELRLIHQYDTTQDVNLSQRKFVTQVRFFRRIISAGVIIVGASLLLISFQGSRKVGLSVLTSAGVVSVLIGFAAQKTLANLMAGIQIAFNQQIRLNDAVVVEKEWGRIEEINLTSVIVRLWDRRRLILPITYFVETPFENWTRSDASIIGSIFLYLDYKVPIDKLREKARQIAENDPLWTGESFAVQVTDTQPTCIVVRILVSAHDSPSAFDLRCHMREQLIAFLRDEHPESLPQTRLMLAEELKSGEVSGISGVVKS, encoded by the coding sequence ATGCTACAGCAATTAGAAATATGGATAAGAGCCACCGTCCGCTGGTTCGGTTACATCCCTAACCGCGATTTGTCGGGATGGGTATTGCTCATCATGGCGGTGTTGGTTGGTCTGGCTGTCGATCTGGTTATGACGCAAATCGTTCGTTTTGTTGTTCGTCGTCGACCGTTTCACACCCTGGCCTTACTCAAAATTTATGTCCGTTGGGCCTTCTGGGTGTTTGTGCCTTCCCTGTTCTTTTTACTGGCTACAAACATACAGTCGGCGCGGTTTCTGCGTCGGCATCCGGTGGCGGATAAAACAGCCGAAGTTCTTTTTCTGGTTACGACAACCTGGCTGGTTGTTCAATTGCTTAAAGTTGCCGAGCTTCGGTTAATTCATCAGTACGATACCACGCAGGACGTTAATCTATCTCAGCGGAAATTTGTCACCCAGGTGCGGTTCTTTCGCCGGATCATCTCTGCTGGAGTGATCATTGTAGGGGCGTCGCTGCTATTGATCTCGTTTCAGGGAAGCCGGAAAGTGGGATTGAGCGTACTAACCTCGGCTGGGGTCGTTTCGGTGTTGATTGGTTTTGCCGCTCAGAAAACACTGGCCAATTTAATGGCGGGTATTCAAATTGCCTTTAATCAGCAAATCCGGTTGAACGACGCCGTTGTGGTCGAAAAAGAATGGGGGCGCATTGAAGAGATTAACCTGACGAGCGTTATCGTACGGCTTTGGGACCGCCGTCGGCTCATTCTGCCCATTACGTACTTTGTCGAAACACCATTCGAAAACTGGACCCGCTCCGATGCCTCCATCATTGGCAGCATCTTTCTCTATCTGGATTACAAAGTGCCCATTGATAAACTTCGGGAGAAGGCCCGGCAGATTGCTGAGAACGATCCGCTTTGGACCGGAGAAAGTTTTGCCGTACAGGTAACCGACACACAACCCACCTGCATCGTTGTCCGTATTCTGGTCTCGGCCCATGATTCGCCGTCGGCCTTTGATTTGCGTTGCCACATGCGCGAACAACTCATCGCTTTTCTGCGCGACGAGCATCCGGAAAGTCTGCCGCAAACGCGTCTGATGCTGGCCGAGGAGTTGAAAAGTGGTGAAGTGAGTGGAATAAGTGGAGTGGTAAAGTCATAG
- a CDS encoding protein of unknown function DUF1501 (PFAM: protein of unknown function DUF1501~KEGG: pat:Patl_0814 twin-arginine translocation pathway signal) produces the protein MDIQDEIHDQLSRRTFLGQSSAGLGAIALASLLNPTNLFGGASSPGTSMPGENPAVGKPHFPPKVKRVIYLFQSGAPSQLELFDYKPKLEAMWGQDLPASVRNGQRLTGMSAGQSRFPLAASKYKFAQYGPGRMWLSELLPHTAKIAGDLTFVRSLHTEAINHDPAVTFFQTGSQQAGRPSFGSWISYGLGSDNQNLPSFVVLLSKGRDGDQPLYAKLWSNGFLPSVHQGVVFRSGPDPVYYLNNPPGVDKTSRRRMLDYLDKLHQEQFKHVLDPEINNRMAQYEMAYRMQTSVPETLDISKEPDYIFDMYGPDSRKPGTFAANCLLARKLVEKDVKFIQLYHQGWDQHGNLPNDIKIQTKSVDQPSAALIMDLKQRGLLDDTLVIWGGEFGRGAYSQGKLTRDNYGRDHHPRAFSVWMAGAGVKKGMVYGETDDFGYNVVKDPVHVHDFQATVLHLLGIDHEKLTFKSQGRRYRLTDVHGKVVKPILA, from the coding sequence ATGGATATTCAGGACGAAATACATGACCAACTCAGCCGCCGGACCTTTCTAGGGCAATCTAGTGCTGGTCTGGGTGCCATTGCGTTAGCATCACTGCTAAACCCGACAAATCTGTTCGGTGGCGCATCGTCACCCGGCACCTCCATGCCGGGAGAAAATCCGGCGGTAGGCAAGCCGCACTTTCCACCGAAAGTGAAACGGGTAATTTATTTATTTCAGAGTGGAGCGCCGTCGCAACTCGAATTGTTCGATTACAAGCCAAAGCTCGAAGCCATGTGGGGGCAGGATTTACCGGCTTCGGTACGCAACGGCCAACGCCTGACGGGCATGAGTGCCGGACAAAGCCGGTTTCCATTGGCGGCTTCTAAGTATAAGTTCGCGCAGTACGGACCCGGTCGCATGTGGCTTAGTGAATTGTTGCCGCATACGGCGAAAATTGCCGGGGATTTAACCTTTGTGCGCTCCCTGCATACCGAGGCCATCAACCACGACCCGGCTGTTACCTTTTTTCAGACGGGAAGCCAACAAGCCGGGCGACCCAGTTTCGGCTCCTGGATCAGTTACGGACTAGGCTCAGACAATCAGAATCTTCCATCCTTTGTAGTACTTCTGTCCAAAGGGCGCGATGGCGACCAGCCGTTATATGCCAAACTCTGGAGTAATGGATTTTTACCATCTGTGCATCAGGGCGTGGTGTTCCGGTCGGGCCCTGACCCGGTGTATTACCTTAACAACCCGCCGGGAGTCGATAAAACCAGCCGTCGGCGGATGCTCGATTATTTGGATAAACTGCATCAGGAACAATTCAAACACGTACTGGACCCGGAAATAAACAACCGGATGGCACAGTACGAAATGGCGTATCGGATGCAGACATCGGTTCCCGAAACGCTCGACATTTCGAAAGAGCCGGACTATATCTTCGACATGTATGGTCCCGACAGCCGCAAGCCGGGCACGTTTGCTGCCAACTGCCTGCTGGCCCGCAAACTGGTCGAAAAAGATGTTAAGTTTATCCAGTTGTATCATCAGGGATGGGACCAGCACGGCAATCTGCCCAACGATATTAAAATACAAACAAAAAGCGTTGACCAGCCCTCGGCCGCACTGATCATGGACCTCAAACAGCGTGGTTTACTGGACGATACGCTCGTGATCTGGGGCGGAGAATTTGGCCGTGGGGCATACTCACAGGGAAAACTCACCCGCGATAATTACGGGCGAGACCACCATCCACGAGCGTTTTCGGTCTGGATGGCGGGGGCCGGGGTTAAAAAAGGTATGGTCTACGGCGAAACCGATGATTTCGGCTATAACGTTGTCAAAGACCCTGTTCACGTGCATGATTTCCAGGCGACGGTCCTGCATCTGCTCGGAATCGACCACGAAAAACTGACCTTCAAAAGCCAGGGACGACGGTATCGACTAACCGACGTGCATGGCAAAGTAGTGAAGCCGATATTAGCATAA
- a CDS encoding glycerol kinase (TIGRFAM: glycerol kinase~PFAM: Carbohydrate kinase, FGGY-like~KEGG: oan:Oant_1086 glycerol kinase): MPSYIAAIDQGTTSTRCIVFDRQGKIVSVAQKEHKQIYPQPGWVEHDPEEIWRNTLEVIALARIKGKLSVQDIKAVGITNQRETTVVWNRRTGKPYYNAIVWQDMRTADLVLEFSANGLGQDRFREKTGLPLATYFSGLKLKWLLDHVPGLREDAERGDAVFGNMDTFVVWNLTGGVNGGLHLTDVTNASRTQLMNLHTLNWDDSLLSDFTVPRAMLPQIRPSSEVYGTVSSEVLPGVPVAGILGDQQAALVGQTCYEPGQAKNTYGTGCFLLMNTGTELRKSTCGLLTTVAYQFQNEPVHYALEGSVAITGALVQWLRDNLGIIKKSTDIETLARTVEDNGGAYFVPAFSGLYAPHWKADARGVIAGLTRFVNKGHIARAVLEATAYQTVDVVRAMEQDAGVSLKSLRVDGGMVVNSLLMQFQSDVLNGPVICPRMTETTALGAAYAAGLAVGYWQNLDDLRQNWGIAKTYEPNMDDAQRTKLMRGWQKAIERSFGWEE; encoded by the coding sequence ATGCCCTCTTACATCGCCGCCATTGACCAGGGAACGACCAGTACCCGTTGTATTGTATTCGACCGACAGGGCAAGATCGTTTCCGTTGCTCAGAAGGAACACAAACAGATTTACCCGCAACCCGGCTGGGTAGAGCACGACCCCGAAGAAATCTGGCGCAATACACTCGAAGTAATTGCCCTGGCTCGTATCAAAGGCAAACTTTCTGTTCAGGATATCAAGGCCGTAGGCATTACCAACCAGCGCGAAACCACCGTTGTCTGGAACCGCCGGACGGGTAAGCCGTACTACAACGCCATTGTTTGGCAGGACATGCGTACCGCCGATCTGGTTCTTGAGTTCTCGGCCAATGGGCTTGGACAGGATCGGTTTCGCGAGAAAACAGGGCTTCCGCTGGCTACCTACTTTAGCGGTTTGAAACTCAAATGGCTGCTGGATCATGTACCGGGGCTTCGAGAAGATGCCGAACGGGGCGACGCGGTTTTCGGCAACATGGACACTTTTGTGGTCTGGAACCTGACCGGTGGTGTAAACGGTGGTCTGCACCTGACCGATGTTACCAACGCCAGCCGGACGCAGCTCATGAATCTGCACACCCTTAACTGGGACGACAGCTTATTAAGCGACTTCACGGTGCCCCGCGCCATGCTGCCCCAGATACGCCCCAGCAGTGAGGTGTACGGAACGGTATCGTCGGAAGTGTTACCGGGCGTTCCGGTAGCGGGTATTCTCGGCGATCAGCAGGCCGCCCTCGTTGGCCAAACCTGCTACGAACCGGGTCAGGCGAAAAACACCTACGGAACGGGCTGTTTCCTACTGATGAATACCGGCACCGAACTCCGAAAATCGACCTGCGGACTGTTAACAACGGTAGCGTATCAGTTTCAAAATGAGCCGGTTCATTACGCGCTCGAAGGCAGCGTGGCAATTACCGGTGCGCTGGTGCAATGGCTGCGCGACAATCTGGGTATCATTAAAAAGAGCACCGACATTGAAACCCTGGCCCGCACGGTTGAGGATAATGGGGGCGCTTATTTTGTACCTGCTTTCTCGGGCCTCTATGCTCCCCACTGGAAAGCCGATGCGCGGGGCGTTATTGCCGGCCTAACGCGTTTTGTCAACAAAGGTCATATTGCACGGGCTGTTCTGGAAGCTACCGCTTATCAGACCGTCGATGTTGTCCGGGCGATGGAGCAGGATGCGGGTGTATCGCTCAAATCTCTGCGCGTGGACGGCGGCATGGTTGTTAACTCTCTGCTCATGCAGTTTCAATCCGATGTACTAAATGGGCCCGTTATCTGCCCCCGCATGACAGAAACGACGGCTCTCGGAGCTGCTTATGCTGCCGGGTTAGCCGTTGGTTACTGGCAAAATCTGGATGACCTCCGCCAGAACTGGGGCATTGCCAAAACCTACGAACCTAATATGGACGATGCACAGCGCACAAAGCTAATGCGCGGGTGGCAGAAGGCCATCGAGCGGTCGTTTGGGTGGGAAGAATGA
- a CDS encoding major intrinsic protein (PFAM: major intrinsic protein~KEGG: azc:AZC_2711 glycerol uptake facilitator protein) codes for MQTSPFLGELIGTMVLILLGNGVVANVVLKQTKGESSGWIVITAGWAFAVTMGVFVSKAFGSVDAHLNPAVTVAFAVATNDFSHLVPYITAQIIGAFLGATLVWLHYLPHWAATPDEGAKLACFATGPAIRKPGANFLSEAMATLVLILGLAGISSKNLGELAIGVGPYLVGILVWSIGLSLGGTTGYAMSPARDFSPRLAHALLPIPGKGSSDWSYAWIPVVGPLVGAVLGGLLIHWFTL; via the coding sequence ATGCAAACATCTCCCTTTCTTGGTGAATTAATTGGTACAATGGTGCTCATTCTGCTGGGCAATGGTGTTGTGGCCAATGTAGTGCTTAAACAAACAAAAGGTGAATCATCGGGCTGGATTGTCATTACCGCAGGCTGGGCGTTTGCGGTGACGATGGGCGTTTTTGTTTCCAAAGCCTTTGGCAGTGTCGATGCCCATTTGAATCCTGCCGTAACGGTTGCTTTTGCCGTAGCTACCAACGACTTCAGCCACTTGGTGCCTTACATTACGGCGCAGATAATCGGAGCCTTTCTGGGAGCAACCCTAGTGTGGCTCCACTATCTTCCCCATTGGGCCGCCACGCCCGATGAGGGTGCCAAGCTAGCCTGTTTCGCTACGGGGCCAGCCATTCGGAAGCCGGGGGCCAACTTTTTGAGCGAGGCCATGGCTACGCTGGTGCTTATTCTGGGTTTGGCAGGTATTTCGTCCAAAAACCTGGGCGAGCTAGCCATTGGCGTTGGTCCGTATCTGGTGGGCATTCTGGTGTGGAGTATCGGGCTCTCGCTCGGCGGCACTACCGGTTACGCCATGAGCCCCGCCCGCGATTTCAGCCCACGCCTGGCCCATGCGCTCCTGCCAATTCCCGGCAAAGGATCGTCCGACTGGAGCTACGCCTGGATACCCGTTGTGGGCCCATTAGTGGGGGCTGTACTTGGCGGGTTGCTGATTCACTGGTTTACGCTGTAA
- a CDS encoding Leucine-rich repeat, ribonuclease inhibitor subtype (SMART: Leucine-rich repeat, ribonuclease inhibitor subtype~KEGG: pat:Patl_0817 hypothetical protein), with protein sequence MSELILLQANPSSPSDWVLFWGHFHPLIVHLPIGFLLIAGLLEIDRLTRRNSVSPHTITLILFWSAVSATMACVFGYMLSLGGGYEEETLNDHMWEGIGVAVFAWLAWSVKSENLGRIFSFAQLMYLPALGIALLLLLAAGHQGGNLTHGSDYLTQYMPGPIRAITGVEPKLKELKVEPITDVNQAMVYQQIVNPILHSRCVQCHNAGKSKGGLRLDSPEMIKKGYEDGPVFVAGNSKSSELLKVCLLPEDDDLHMPPKGKTQLKGSDIALLTWWIDQGAPFDKKVSDLKVNDAIRPVLASLGGGGPVEAGGAQVAAGPAPESPVLTMKVPAADPKVIDELKKLNLLVLPLSKEQNQLEVSAVNARSFNDAQAAELPKLSNQIVWLKLGDTEISDAALAQVAKLKNLQKLHLEETKVTDAGLKQLKGLAYLEYLNLYGTPVTDAGLAELAELKSLKTVYLWQTKVSEEGIARLKTALPKLEVIGGISEQAVAEFVKAGEPKAGEVKR encoded by the coding sequence ATGAGCGAGTTGATTTTGTTGCAAGCTAATCCATCATCCCCCTCCGACTGGGTATTATTCTGGGGACATTTTCACCCACTCATTGTTCATCTGCCCATTGGCTTTTTGCTGATTGCCGGTCTGCTCGAAATCGACCGTCTAACCCGCCGAAACTCGGTTAGTCCGCATACGATTACGCTGATTCTGTTCTGGTCGGCGGTGAGTGCTACCATGGCCTGCGTGTTTGGCTATATGCTGTCGCTCGGTGGTGGTTATGAAGAAGAAACCCTGAACGACCACATGTGGGAGGGGATCGGTGTGGCCGTATTTGCCTGGCTGGCCTGGTCGGTAAAATCTGAAAATTTAGGCCGCATTTTTTCGTTTGCTCAGCTGATGTATCTGCCTGCTTTGGGAATCGCGTTATTGCTGTTGCTGGCGGCCGGACATCAGGGCGGCAATTTGACGCACGGCTCCGACTACCTGACGCAATATATGCCCGGTCCTATTCGGGCTATAACCGGTGTGGAGCCGAAGTTAAAAGAACTGAAGGTTGAGCCTATTACGGATGTCAATCAGGCAATGGTTTATCAGCAAATCGTGAATCCCATTCTGCACAGCCGCTGTGTGCAATGCCATAACGCCGGAAAATCGAAGGGTGGTCTTCGGCTCGATTCGCCCGAGATGATCAAGAAAGGTTATGAAGATGGGCCTGTGTTTGTGGCGGGTAACAGTAAATCGAGCGAATTGCTGAAAGTCTGCCTCCTACCGGAAGACGACGATCTCCACATGCCCCCAAAAGGCAAAACCCAGCTAAAGGGAAGCGATATTGCCCTTCTCACCTGGTGGATTGACCAGGGTGCGCCCTTTGATAAAAAGGTATCGGATCTAAAAGTCAATGATGCCATTCGCCCGGTGCTGGCGTCGTTGGGCGGTGGTGGCCCTGTTGAGGCAGGGGGGGCGCAAGTGGCTGCTGGCCCTGCACCCGAATCGCCGGTGCTGACGATGAAGGTGCCAGCCGCCGACCCCAAAGTTATTGACGAGTTGAAAAAACTGAATCTACTGGTATTACCTCTTTCGAAAGAACAGAACCAACTGGAAGTTAGCGCCGTCAACGCCCGGTCGTTTAATGATGCACAGGCCGCCGAATTGCCCAAGCTAAGCAATCAGATTGTCTGGCTTAAGTTGGGCGATACCGAAATTTCTGACGCGGCTCTGGCACAGGTTGCTAAGCTGAAAAATCTGCAAAAGCTCCATCTGGAGGAAACAAAAGTGACCGATGCGGGCCTGAAGCAACTAAAGGGACTGGCTTATCTGGAATACCTCAATTTGTATGGTACGCCCGTTACCGATGCCGGACTCGCTGAACTGGCCGAGCTCAAAAGCCTTAAAACAGTTTACCTCTGGCAGACCAAAGTCAGCGAAGAGGGTATTGCCAGATTAAAGACCGCCCTGCCCAAATTGGAGGTAATTGGTGGGATCAGCGAGCAGGCCGTCGCCGAATTTGTAAAAGCGGGCGAGCCGAAAGCCGGAGAGGTTAAGAGATAA